Proteins from a single region of Trichoderma asperellum chromosome 3, complete sequence:
- the NUO21 gene encoding NADH:ubiquinone oxidoreductase 21kD subunit: protein MASLRTQSAARLVRNAMRPRIALASIPRRFESSAAKPADVVPAMPSANQPDYDVPLDKATSTYTPVPKRVQDGTEDVLPAATISGAPMELQGRTVRIYQEAKPATQSGDFRGDRWRMDWDILPKGHRWENPLMGWQSSGDFMQGTNINFKSKEDAIHFAEKQGYEYFVQEPNSRKITPKAYANNFLYSPKKLKHIRTK from the exons ATGGCGTCTCTCAGAACACAGTCGGCTGCTCGCCTGGTGCGCAACGCCATGCGCCCACGCATCGCACTGGCGTCTATCCCCCGCCGTTTCGAAAGCTCTGCGGCCAAGCCCGCAGACGTCGTGCCTGCGATGCCAAGTGCTAACCAGCCCGATTACGACGTTCCCCTCGACAAGGCCACCTC CACATATACTCCAGTCCCCAAGCGCGTGCAGGACGGCACTGAGGACGTTCTTCCTGCCGCTACCATCTCTGGTGCTCCTATGGAGCTCCAGGGAAGAACGGTTCG AATCTACCAGGAGGCCAAGCCGGCTACACAATCTGGAGATTTCAGGGGTGATCGCTGGCGAATGGATTGGGATATTCTCCCCAAGGGACACCGTTGGGAAAACCCGTTGATGGGATGGCAGTCTTCGGGAGATTTTATGCAGGGAACCAACATCAACTTCAAATCCAAGGAGGACGCTATTCATTTTGCAGAGAAGCAGGGCTACGAATACTTCGTCCAGGAGCCAAACTCTCGAAAGATCACACCCAAAGCCTACGCAAACAACTTCCTATACTCAccaaagaagttgaagcaCATTCGAACAAAGTAG
- a CDS encoding uncharacterized protein (TransMembrane:1 (o73-91i)~BUSCO:EOG092D4RXG), translating to MSYVTRRALSTLIPPKIASPKAIGAAPDALRMQRVVSFYEKLPRGAAPEIKGKGLLGRYQAKYFGKNPSATPIVHALLFLIGIGYAQNYYFHLRHHKNNAH from the exons ATGAGCTACGTCACTCGCCGAGCGCTTTCTACGCTCATCCCTCCCAAG ATTGCCTCCCCTAAg GCAATTGGTGCTGCTCCCGATGCTCTGCGCATGCAGCGTGTTGTGAGCTTCTACGAGAAGCTTCCCCGGGGCGCCGCCCCCGAGATCAAGGGCAAGGGTCTTCTCGGCCGCTACCAGGCCAAGTACTTTGGCAAGAACCCATCTGCTACGC CTATCGTGCACGCCCTGCTTTTCCTCATCGGTATTGGCTACGCCCAGAACTACTACTTCCACCTGC GCCACCACAAGAACAATGCCCACTAA